The genomic interval TCTGGTGGCCGCGGGCCAGGCCGATTCGCTGGCCGCAGCCCTGCCCCGCGCCGCCCAGTCTCTCGACTCCGGCGCCGCTCAGAAGAAACTCGAAGCGCTGGTGGAGTTCACCAACGCGCACAAACACTGAACATTCACCACAGAGACACAGAGGCACAGAGAATTGCGGAATGCAGATTTGAGATTGCAGATTGTTTGCGCGTTCCTGCTACTCGCGCTGCCCGCGCTGGCCGCGGGGCAGACCGACTCCACCCACACGCTGACCGTGAACGGCGTGCAGCGCGAGTATCTGCTGCACGTCCCTCCGGGGTACGCCAAGGGGCACGCGGCGCCGCTCGTGCTGGTGCTGCACGGCCACGGCGGCGCGCCGCGCGGCACCGCCCGCAACACCGGCATGAGCGCGGAAGCCGACCGCGAAGGCTTCCTGGTCGCCTATCCTGCCGGGCTGAACCGCGGCTGGAACGACGGCCGGGTGGAGGTGGGCGCCACCGCCGACGACGTCGCCTTCCTCGCCGGCGTGATCGACGACGTGGCCGCGCGCTACGACGTGGACCGCAGCCGCATCTTCGCCGCCGGCATCTCCAACGGCGGCTTCATGTCCACGCGCCTGGCCTGCGAGTTGAGCGACCGCATCCGCGCGGTGGGCATCGTAGCGGCCACGCTCTCCGAACCCCTGCGCGCGACCTGCAAGCCCAAGCGCCCGGTAGCGGTGATGATGTTCAACGGCACCGACGATCCGCTGGTGCCCTACGGCGGCGGCAGCATCCGCGGCAATCGCGGAAGAATCCTGGGCGCGGAAGCGACCGCGAGCTTCTGGGCGAAGGAGAACGGCTGCACGGCTGAGCCCGAACGCAGCGATCTGCCCGTGGCCGACTCCGGCGATCCTACCCGCGTCAGCCTGGCACGCTACACCGGCTGCAAGCCGGGCGCCGAGGTCCGGCTCTACACCATCCACGGCGGCGGGCACACCTGGCCCGGCGGACGCCCCTACGCTCCTGCCTTCCTGGTGGGCAAGGTCAGCCGCCAACTCGACGCCGACGAGGTGATGTGGGAGTTCTTCCGCGCGCAGAAGTAACATCCACCACGGAGACACGGAGGCACTGAGAAATGCAGAATTGAGAATGAAGAATGCAGAATGAACACCTCCCTGCACTCATTCTGCATTCTTAATTCTACATTCTGAATTCTCTAGCGCACTTCCACCTTCTGCATCCACTGCGCCACCTCGACCTTCCAGCCCAGGGCGGAGGTCATGGCCATGCGCAGCGCGGAGGAAGCCGCGGGCTCGCCGTGCACTAGGTAGGTGGTGGCGGGCTTGTTCTTGAAGGTGCGCAGCCACTCCAGCAATTCGGGGGTGTCGGCGTGGTCGGAGAACTGCTCCAGCGCCGCCACCTGCGCCCGGATGGGCACCTCCTGGCTGAAGATCCTCACCGCCGCCGCCCCCGAC from Terriglobales bacterium carries:
- a CDS encoding PHB depolymerase family esterase, with amino-acid sequence MRLQIVCAFLLLALPALAAGQTDSTHTLTVNGVQREYLLHVPPGYAKGHAAPLVLVLHGHGGAPRGTARNTGMSAEADREGFLVAYPAGLNRGWNDGRVEVGATADDVAFLAGVIDDVAARYDVDRSRIFAAGISNGGFMSTRLACELSDRIRAVGIVAATLSEPLRATCKPKRPVAVMMFNGTDDPLVPYGGGSIRGNRGRILGAEATASFWAKENGCTAEPERSDLPVADSGDPTRVSLARYTGCKPGAEVRLYTIHGGGHTWPGGRPYAPAFLVGKVSRQLDADEVMWEFFRAQK